One genomic segment of Novosphingobium sp. RL4 includes these proteins:
- a CDS encoding ABC transporter substrate-binding protein, translating to MQRRAGSMALSASPLSRRAAIAGGLAGAGLLALGRTQDVLAVPRRGGSIRIATQSSSTSDTLDPAKAALATDYVRLGMVYEGLTCPDAALNPVPMLAESLESADRRIWTIRLRRGVTFHDGGDFTAADVVWSLLRHKEAAVGSKLASIAAQFASVRASDRHEVTLELTDANADLPAILSQPQFAIVRKGEKHPRGNGTGPFRITHFQPGVRTVVERNRNFRVPGRPYLDRIELIAIPDEVSRVNALLAGDCQMINAVNPRSIRRIEQSGSHAVMATPSGLYTDLIMRADGMPTGNPHFVQAVKHLVDRPLVKRALFRGHATIANDQPIPPFHPYYNPNVPQTVLDLDRARWHIARAGLTGVRIPIYCSPAAEGSVDMASILQEYGARAGLELAVNRVPADGYWSTHWMRHPLTFGNVNPRPTPDLLFSLFYKSSADWNESGWRNERFDRLLKEARSQPDQALRKELYGEMQQIVHDRGGTAIPVFISLIDGYDKRIRGLKPIPIGGFMGYQFSQHIWLES from the coding sequence ATGCAGCGGCGCGCCGGGAGCATGGCGTTGAGCGCCAGCCCCCTGTCGAGGCGCGCCGCGATCGCTGGCGGTCTGGCCGGTGCCGGGCTGCTGGCCCTGGGCCGGACGCAGGACGTGCTGGCCGTGCCCCGGCGCGGCGGCAGCATCCGCATCGCCACCCAGTCCAGCTCCACCTCGGACACGCTCGATCCGGCGAAGGCCGCGCTCGCCACCGACTATGTCCGGCTCGGCATGGTCTATGAAGGCCTGACCTGCCCCGATGCCGCGCTCAATCCCGTCCCCATGCTGGCGGAGAGCCTCGAAAGCGCCGACCGCCGCATCTGGACGATCCGGCTGCGCCGGGGCGTGACCTTCCACGACGGCGGCGACTTCACGGCCGCCGATGTCGTCTGGTCGCTGCTGCGCCACAAGGAAGCCGCCGTGGGATCGAAACTCGCCAGCATCGCCGCGCAGTTCGCCTCGGTACGGGCGAGCGACCGCCACGAAGTCACGCTGGAACTGACGGATGCCAATGCCGATTTGCCCGCAATCCTGTCGCAGCCGCAGTTCGCCATCGTCCGCAAGGGCGAGAAGCACCCGCGCGGGAACGGCACCGGCCCGTTCCGGATCACCCATTTCCAGCCCGGCGTGCGAACCGTGGTCGAACGGAACCGCAACTTCCGGGTGCCGGGGCGCCCCTATCTCGACCGCATCGAACTGATCGCCATTCCCGACGAGGTCAGCCGCGTGAACGCGCTGCTTGCCGGGGACTGCCAGATGATCAACGCGGTGAATCCGCGCTCCATTCGCCGTATCGAGCAGAGCGGCAGCCATGCGGTCATGGCGACACCCTCCGGGCTCTACACCGACCTCATCATGCGCGCCGACGGGATGCCAACGGGCAACCCGCACTTCGTTCAGGCCGTGAAGCATCTCGTGGACCGGCCGCTCGTCAAGCGGGCGCTGTTTCGCGGCCATGCCACGATCGCCAACGACCAGCCGATCCCCCCCTTCCACCCGTACTACAACCCGAACGTGCCGCAGACCGTGCTCGATCTCGACCGCGCCCGCTGGCACATCGCCCGGGCCGGACTGACTGGCGTGCGCATCCCGATCTACTGCTCGCCCGCCGCAGAGGGTTCGGTGGACATGGCCTCGATCCTCCAGGAATACGGCGCACGAGCCGGACTGGAACTGGCGGTGAACCGCGTACCGGCCGACGGCTACTGGTCCACGCACTGGATGCGCCACCCGCTCACCTTCGGGAACGTGAACCCGCGGCCCACGCCCGACCTGCTGTTCAGCCTGTTCTACAAGTCCAGCGCGGACTGGAACGAGAGCGGATGGCGGAACGAGCGCTTCGACCGCCTCCTGAAGGAAGCCCGGTCCCAGCCCGACCAGGCCTTGCGCAAGGAACTCTACGGCGAGATGCAGCAGATCGTGCACGACCGGGGCGGCACCGCGATCCCGGTATTTATCAGCCTGATCGACGGTTACGACAAGCGCATCCGCGGCCTGAAGCCGATCCCCATCGGCGGCTTCATGGGCTACCAGTTCTCCCAGCACATCTGGCTGGAAAGCTGA
- a CDS encoding ABC transporter permease: MTAQSASGFATADAPSILLRLVARRTASALLTLLLVSIVVFTISGLLPGDAAQETLGQSATPEQVAALRHEMGLDRPAPTRYAEWLGGMLKADPGQSLVANMPVRDIIAERLPNSLMLAGFTAIIAVPLALAIGIAAAVDRGGRLDRALSIATLSMVAVPEFLVATLGVLVFSVKLLWLPSIALVSDDADTMDTIRSCALPVMTLTFVVVAQMARMTRAAMIDQLDAGYVEMAQLKGVPFRRIVLWHVMPNAIGPIANAAALSLSYLLGGAIIVETIFNFPGLASLMVNAVTSRDMPLLQSCAMIFCGAYLLLVLVADLVAILSNPRQRA, encoded by the coding sequence ATGACGGCCCAATCCGCCTCCGGCTTCGCAACGGCGGACGCGCCCAGCATCCTGCTGCGCCTTGTTGCGCGCCGGACGGCTTCCGCGCTGCTCACGCTTCTGCTCGTGTCGATCGTGGTGTTCACCATCAGCGGGCTGCTGCCGGGCGACGCCGCGCAGGAAACCCTCGGCCAGAGCGCCACGCCCGAGCAGGTCGCTGCGCTCCGCCACGAGATGGGCCTCGATCGGCCCGCGCCCACCCGCTATGCGGAATGGCTTGGCGGAATGCTGAAGGCCGATCCCGGCCAATCGCTCGTCGCGAACATGCCCGTGCGCGACATCATAGCCGAGCGCCTGCCGAACTCGCTCATGCTGGCGGGCTTCACCGCGATCATTGCCGTGCCCCTTGCCCTTGCCATCGGAATCGCCGCCGCCGTCGATCGCGGCGGGAGGCTGGACAGGGCGCTGAGCATCGCCACCCTGTCGATGGTGGCGGTGCCGGAGTTTCTCGTGGCGACGCTGGGCGTGCTGGTGTTCTCCGTCAAACTGCTGTGGCTTCCCTCGATCGCGCTGGTTTCCGACGACGCCGACACGATGGACACCATCCGCTCCTGCGCGCTCCCGGTGATGACGCTCACTTTCGTCGTCGTCGCGCAAATGGCCCGGATGACGCGCGCCGCAATGATCGACCAGCTCGATGCGGGCTATGTCGAGATGGCGCAGCTCAAGGGCGTGCCGTTCCGCCGCATCGTGCTGTGGCACGTCATGCCCAACGCCATCGGGCCGATCGCCAACGCCGCGGCCCTTTCGCTGTCCTACCTGCTGGGCGGCGCGATCATCGTCGAGACCATCTTCAATTTCCCCGGTCTCGCCAGCCTGATGGTCAATGCCGTGACCAGCCGCGACATGCCGCTGCTGCAAAGCTGCGCGATGATCTTCTGCGGCGCCTATCTGCTGCTGGTCCTCGTTGCCGATCTCGTCGCCATTCTCAGCAATCCGAGGCAGCGCGCCTGA
- a CDS encoding ABC transporter permease, which yields MKTPFPSRLPSLARALPLSGRIGLFLVCFWLVVALAGPLIAPYSVGGFVDYDVFGPMSARFWLGSDYLGRDVLSRLLWGARYTVFLGLGAALVASATGTALALFAAVRRGWVDEAISRTMDTLISIPSKVFALVMVAAFGSSLGLLLLIAAITYVPGNFRIARAIALDLAAMDYVTFARAQGESPVHIALREILPNMIHPLLADLGLRFVFIVLLLSGLSFLGLGVQPPHADLGSLVRENISGITEGAPAIIAPAIAIATLTVGANLLIDALKSSRGGKGKPA from the coding sequence ATGAAGACCCCGTTCCCCTCCCGCTTGCCGTCCCTTGCCCGTGCGCTGCCCCTGTCGGGCAGGATCGGCCTGTTCCTGGTGTGCTTCTGGCTTGTCGTCGCCCTGGCCGGACCACTGATCGCGCCCTATTCGGTGGGCGGCTTTGTCGATTACGATGTGTTCGGGCCGATGTCCGCAAGGTTCTGGCTGGGCAGCGATTACCTCGGCAGGGACGTGCTCAGCCGCCTGCTGTGGGGCGCGCGCTATACCGTGTTCCTCGGGCTTGGCGCGGCGCTTGTCGCCAGCGCGACCGGCACTGCGCTGGCCCTGTTCGCTGCCGTCCGGCGCGGCTGGGTGGACGAAGCGATCTCTCGCACGATGGACACGCTGATCTCGATCCCGTCCAAGGTCTTTGCCCTTGTCATGGTGGCTGCGTTCGGTTCCTCGCTGGGGCTCCTGCTGCTCATCGCCGCGATCACCTACGTCCCCGGCAACTTCCGCATCGCCCGTGCCATCGCACTGGACCTCGCGGCGATGGACTATGTCACTTTCGCCCGCGCGCAGGGAGAATCGCCGGTTCACATCGCCCTGCGGGAGATCCTGCCGAACATGATCCACCCCCTGCTTGCGGACCTCGGCCTGCGGTTCGTCTTCATTGTCCTGCTGCTGTCGGGTCTGAGCTTCCTCGGGCTCGGCGTGCAGCCGCCCCATGCCGATCTCGGCTCGCTCGTGCGCGAGAACATCTCGGGCATCACCGAAGGCGCGCCCGCGATCATCGCGCCCGCCATCGCCATCGCTACCCTGACGGTAGGCGCAAATCTGCTGATCGACGCGCTCAAGTCCAGTCGCGGCGGCAAGGGGAAACCGGCATGA